A single window of Rana temporaria chromosome 1, aRanTem1.1, whole genome shotgun sequence DNA harbors:
- the LOC120946036 gene encoding thioredoxin-like produces the protein MVRHVETLDEFKQVLEEAGSKLVVIDFTATWCGPCKMIAPFFEELSKNHPEAVFIKVDVDDAQDVAQHCNVKCMPTFQFYKNGSKVHEFSGANKETLEQKVVEHK, from the exons GATGAGTTTAAACAAGTCTTGGAGGAAGCTGGATCCAAACTTGTTGTCATAGATTTTACTGCTACATGGTGCGGACCATGCAAAATGATTGCACCTTTCTTTGAG gaattgaGTAAAAATCACCCAGAAGCTGTGTTCATTAAGGTGGATGTGGACGATGCACAG GATGTCGCTCAACACTGTAATGTCAAATGCATGCCAACATTTCAATTCTATAAAAATGGATCAAAG GTACATGAATTTAGTGGTGCTAATAAGGAGACTTTGGAGCAGAAGGTGGTGGAGCATAAGTAA